CGGGCGATCTCCTCGCGGAGCCCGACCCGGAGGGATCGGTCCAGCGCCGAGAGGGGTTCATCGAGCAGCAGCACGTCCGGTTCGGGGGCGAGCGCCCGGGCGAGTTCGACGCGACGCTTCTGCCCGCCGCTCAACTCGCTGGGGTACGCCTCCCGCTGTTCCGGCAGGTCGACGAGTTCCAGGAACCGGGTAACGACTTCCTCGCGATGTCCCGGCGGAACGTCGCGGGCCTTCAGCCCGTATTCGACGTTCTCTTCGACCGTGAGGTGGGGAAAAAGCGTCGAGTGCTGGAAGACGATCCCGACCTGTCGAGCCTCGGGCGGATCGTCCGTGACGTCTGCTCCCCGCAGGCGGATCCGCCCGCCCGACGGCTGGACGTGACCCGCGACCGCCTGGACGATCGTCGTCTTGCCACAGCCGCTCGGACCGAGCACGGCGACCAGTTCGCCGGCCCCGACACCGATGGAGACGCCGTCGACGGCGAGCTCGTCGCCGTAGCGGTGCGTGAGGTCGTCGAGTTCGAGAATCACCGGTCGATCACCGTCGGCACGCGACCGAAGCGCTGGACGAGCGCGAGCACGCCGAGCGTGATCGCAAACAGCGCGAGTGCAAGCGGGACGATCGCGTCGATCCCGCCGGCGATGAACTCCACCCAGATCCGGGTGGGCATTGTTCGCGGGTTGTACGCGACCATCATGGTGGCGCCGAATTCCCCGATCGCCCGCGCGAACGTGAGGATGATCCCCGCGAGGATCGCCCCACGGGCCAGCGGCAGCGAGACGTTCCAGAACGTCGACACCGGTCCGTACCCCAGCGACCGCGAGGCCTGCTCGACCCGGACGTCGATCGCGCCGAACCCGGCCCGGGCGGTGATGATGACGAACGGGGCGGCGACGAACAGCTGTGCGAGGATCACGCCTGCGAGACTATCGGTAAGCGGGATCCCCGCGGCGGCGGCCGCCGAACCCAGGGGCGTAAACCGCCCGACTGCTGTCAGGATCATCGCGCCGCCGACGACCGGCGGGACGATCAGCGGCATGATCACCAGCGCCTCCACCAGCCGCTTGCCGGGGAACGACTTCCGGGCGAGGACGTACGCGAGTGGGACGCCGAGAACGGTCGCGATCGCGGTGGTGACCGGAGCAGTGAGAAGCGAGTTCCGGATCGCGAGCTGTGCCTCCGGCGTGGCCAGCCCCGAGAGCACGTCGGCGGTCCCGGTCCGGTAGAGGAACGTCACGAACGGCAACAGGAAGTACACGAGGATCAGCCCACCCAGCAGCGCGGGAACCAGCAGCTCGGGGACGCGGATCCCGCGCCACACCCGCGTTCGCCGTTCGAAGCTCACGGCTCTCCCTCCGTTCGCCGTTCGAAGCTCACGGCTCTCCCTCCGTTCGCCGTTCGAAGCTCACGGCTCCACCTCCCCGGGCGGCGCCCCGAACGCTCGCGGCAGCGAGTCGGGGACGCGGAGCCCGGCGTCGATCAGGAGGTCCGGCCTGTCCATCAGGAACGCCACGAGTTGCCGACCCGCGTCGGGGGTGTCGGCGTCGTCCGGGACTGCTGCGTTGTACAGGATCGGCCGCCCGACCGCCTCGTACCCCTCTTCGTCCGTGACGAACACCGCCGTCGCATAGTGGTCGGCCAACTCCGGTTCCGCGAAGTTGTACGCCGGCGGGAACTCGTGGAAGGGCATCCCGTGATCGACGGCCATGTTGCCGTAGACGACGGCGCCTGCTCGTGCACCCGTCGAGACGCCCGCCATCATCTGTGGCTCCTCTGGCTCCCGGTACGTCTGTTCGAGCATCTCCTCGCGGAACCCATCCAGTCCGTATTCCGTCTCGGCGAGTTCGAACGCCTGCACTGCCCGGTACCCCAGCGGATCCAGGTCCGGCTCGCCGATCGTGAGGTCACCCTCGGGCAGCCCCCGGACGAGATCGTACCACGGCTCGCCGCGTTCGAGCCCCGTTCCCAGGTCGGTGTTGGGGTTGTAGCCGATCCCGAGAACGTTCGTCGCGAACTCGACGTCCCAGTCGACGAACCCGTCGTACAGGCGGTCGCGGAGGAGCGTCGCGTCCGCGCTCACGACGACGTCCGGGTGTTTGGTCCTGTCCTCGACCATCCGCATCACCGCGTTCGACCCGTAATACTCGCCGTGGAGGGCGATGCCGGTCCGTTCCTCGAACGCCGGCCCGACGTGGTCCTCGAAGGTGTGCGCGAGGCTGCCCGCAGCCAGGACGCTCACCGATTCGGCGGCCGCCCCGAGACAGCCTGCAAGCGCCGGAAGGCCCGCCCCCACCGCCGCGATGCCTCCGCCGAGACCGCGGAGAAACCGGCGTCGACCTGGCCCATTGCCGGTTCCGCCCGGACCCGCGGCGGCGGAAAGACGGGATCGGTTTCCGGAGGGATCGGCGCCTTCGTGTCGCTCCATGTTTCAACTACTGACCTGGGGCACCATATAACCATCTGGGGTTATATAATTTTGAAAATTAACTTATTTTAGTTTCAATAAACTCGATACACCCCTCGAAACGCGGGAGTTCGTAACCGGTTCCGTTCCTGGATCGGCGTCAACGACCCGGAGGCCGACACGACGGGCGTCGCCTCGGAAAGACTCAAAGGGGTGTTTGTGCCTTGCCAGCTTATAGGGTACTCTCGCGCAGTCGTCAAGATATGCAGAGACGAACGCTTGCGGTCGTGGCGCTTGCGGTGCTGCTGCTCGGGGCCGGCTGTGTCGGTAGTGCACCGCTTTCCGACGACGCGGACTCGGCGGCGGTCGAAGAAGCGGCCGACGCGGAAGAAGCAGCCGAGGTCGCTGCTGACGACACTGCGGAGGACGCGGCGGTCGAAGTCGAAGGGGAGACGTTCGCGACGACGGCATCGACGGATTCGGCGACGGCCCCACAGCCGGCGCCGGACAGGGACCTGATATTCACCGGTAGTGTCGAGCTCGAAGTCGACTCTTATGAGACGGCTGACGGGGAGATCCGGGCGATCGTCGCGGATCACGACGGGTTCGTGAGCGACTCGGCCAGGCAGGTCCACGAACGCGACAACGAGACGTGGACCACCGGAGAGCTGGTCGTCCGGGTGCCCAGCGACTCCTTCGACGAGGCGGTCGAGGAGATCAGTGACGTCGGCGAGGTGCAGTCGGTGGCGACCGACTCCGAGGACGTGACCGACCAGCTGGTCGACATCGAGGCGCGCCTCGAGAACCTCCGGGCCGAGCGGGACCAGTACCGGAAGCTGTACGAGGAGGCCAACGAGACCGAGGACGTGCTCGCGGTCCAGGAGCGTCTCTCTGCCACACAGGAGGAGATCGAACGGCTCGAGGCCCGCCAGCGCGCGCTCGAACAGCAGGTCGCGTACGCGACGATCACCGTCTCGCTCGCCGAACCGACGCCCGAGCCGGAGCGGCCCGATCCCGACGCCTGGTACGACACGGCGGTGACGGAGGCGTTCCTCGAGTCGGTCTCGGGCGTGACGACTGTTCTGCGAGCGAGCGTCGTTGCGACGGCGTACGCGGCGCCGTACGCCCTGACGTTCGGAGCACCGTTCGTGGTCGCGCTCGGCGGGGTGCTCGTCTGGCGATCGCGACGGTGAGGCCGTCTTGACTCGCTGAATTTGCCTCAAAAGTGCGGGGTTGCTTCAAAAGCGCCGGTTCGCGTCGTCGTCGTGGCCAAGCGCCTGCCGCAGAAACGACATCCATCGCTTCCGGTCGGCCGCCTCCCTGCGTTGCTCTTCGGCTTCGAGGTCGACCGGCTCGAGCCCTTCGAGCGCCTCGAGTGCGCGATCGATTCCGACGATCGTCTCCGCAAGCTGTTCTCCCTCGGCGTAGCTCATCTCCTCGCTTTCGAGTCTGTCGAACCGCCTGCGGCGTTCCCGACGGAGGTTTCGCTTTGCGGTTTCGACCCGCTCGCGCTCGCCCGGGGGGATCGTCTCCCGGCGCTTGATCTCGAAGACGAACGACCGCAACTGGATCTGTTCGCCGTCGAGTTCGATCGTCTCCGGGATCGACGCGCCGACCGTGGCTGCCTCCCGGTTCACGCGCTCGAGCAGCCCCTTGCGCTTGTACTCTTTCACCGCGGATGTGAATTGACACCACGGACGCTTAAGCGTCTGGACATGGGAGTGTCAGCCGATGCTGGAACTGGAGCATGGCTTCCGGATCGTCGACGTGGGTGTGCGCCTCGATCCGGATCAGGAGGCAGTCACCCGGCGGGGACGGGACATCACCCCCGAACGGCTCGAACGGGAACTCCACCAGGCCGGAGTCGTTCGAGCGATCGTCGCGCCGGGCCCCAGAGAGTCGGGAGGATATCTCCGGTTGAACAACGCGGTCGCGCGCCTGAGCGTCGACCGGCCCTTCATGGCGTTCGCCCGGCTCGGGGGCCCCCGCGTCCCGGACTCGTCGACGCTCGGCCGGGTCCGGAACCTCGCAGTCAAGCGGGAGCCGTACCACGCCGATCCCGAAGACGTCGAGCAGTACGCCTACGACGACCGCTTTCACGGGTTCCTCCTCGATCCAGCCCAGGACGGGCTCCCCGAGAGCGACGTCCTCGAAATGCTTGCCGAGGTCGGTTCACCCGTGCTCGTCAGAGGTGGGGTCAGATTCCCCCCGCACGCGGTCGAGGAGTTCGTCCTCGACTACGAGTTTCCGGTCGTCCTCTCCGGGTTCGGCGGATTCCCCCTGAACCGCGAACTCATGGGGGCGGCGATCGAACTCCTGTCGGCACACGACGAACTGTACCTCGACACGCGGTTCGTCCGGTTCCGCGACCCGATGGAGCGGGCGCTCCGGGAACATCCCGATCGAGTGCTGTTCGCCAGCGGGGCGCCCGACTCCCATCCAGACGTGGCGGTGATGGAGATTCTCACCCTCGATGTCCCCGAGGACGCGATGCGTCGGGCGTTCTCGAAGAACCCCGGACGGGTGATATCGGGGCTCGCCGGGAGCGAGTGACGGGTCTCACGTCCGGACCCCACGGGTTCGGGTCGTTATCACGCTTAATTCTCATCGCCCCGACTTCCGGCGTGCGGCTCGGACTGGCCGGAACCGTTGCCGGACCGAGCGCCGCCGGAGGCGGAACTTTCGCTGCCCGTCGCCGGACCACCGAAGGCGGCTCCACTCCCGAACTCGTCCCACCGATCGAGCAGCACCGAGTGTGCCGTCGCTCCGTTCAGCTGCATGATGTACCGGAGGCTCTGTGTGTGGTGTTCGCGGGTGAGCACGTCGGTTCCGGGCTGATCGACCAGGTTGAGGTCGACCCGACCGAACCCCGAGAGGAACTCCCGGAGGTCCTCGGCGACCTCCGGGGTGATCCACTTGACTCGCTCGTAGTAGTTGACCGCCCGCACTGCGTCGGTGACGTCGGCGTTGGAGACCAGAAATTCCAGCCACTCCATCACGACGAGATCGCCCACGTAATCGCCCGGTAGCGACGTAAGGTATGGCTTCTCCTGGTTCGCCATTCCGCCGGTGTTGACGTACTCGTACCCCTCTTCGCCCTGTCTCCGGTTTCGCCTGCCGGCCGCCGCCGGATCCCGACCGGTCTCCGGGTCGAACCCTTGTCCCGCCGACACCGAATTCGGATCCTGTTCGGGATCCGGTTCCGGTTCCGTTTCAGACGTCGGATCCGACTTTTCTTCCATCTCGTTCGGGATCGGCTCGACCGACACTTCGTCTCTCTCGCGGGCATCGTCTGCCCAGTCGGCCTCTCCGGCGTCGTACTCCTCTTTTAGCTCGCTGAAACTCTTGTCTTCGTCGTTCATGTCGGTCTCCGTGGTGACGGTGTCGGTTGCGTCAGCCTCGTCGCCGAGTCCCTCGCCATCGTACCTTTCGCCGTCGACGAACGGGTTGGTTCTCTCGGCCACCATCTCGTGGGTGTCCAGCAGATTCTGGACGTCCTCCTCGATGTCCTCGACCGTCTCGGAGATTTCGGCGTTCTCCGATCGGACCGTCGTGACGGTCGAAGAGAGGGTCGCGACCTCGTTTTCCAGTTCGTCAAGCCGCTTTTCCAGCTCGTCGGTGTCGGTTCCTTCCTCGTCGTCGCCGGCGTCGTCGAAGTCGCCGTCGAGTGGGTCGTCATCCCCGTCGCCGGCGTCGTCGAAGTCGCCGTCGAGTGGGTCGTCATCCTCGTCGCCGGCGTCGTCGAAGTCGCCGTCGAGTGGGTCGCCATCCCCGCCGCCGTTGTTGAGGAGACGGTCGAGGATGCTAACCCCGACGAGTCCGAGCGTGGCCGCCAGCCACGCGACGGTCGTCGCGGGCACGACCGGCGTTTCGATACCCATTACCTGACCGGATCACGCACGTTCACTTATATCCACTCCCGCAGCTATCAACAGTGATACTTGTCGCCGCCGACAGCGCCGACGCGCCGGTCCGGAACTCATGATTGTAGCGATTTACCGGTCGATCGGCCGCCCGGTAGGCCGATCGTCCGGTTACGCCCGAGAATAATCATTAACGGATGCGCTCGAAGCCGTCGGCTGCACGGACCCGGTTCGATCCCTCGGGTTCGAACCGGGTCGTCCGCCCGACGTCACCGCCGACGCGGTCCTGGAGGCTCGTCGGGTCGCCGCCGGCGTCGCCGATCCGGTCGAGCGTGCTCTCGATCCCCGAATCGACGTGCTTAGCGGCGGAGGCGGTCGGCGGGGCACGCGCGTAGCTGTACCAGTGGAGTTCGTCGCGCACTTAACCGCTCGCCAGCGGTTCTCATTGCTGAGAATGGGTCTACTCGACACGACGCCCTCACTATGTGGGATGTTGTCGACGAACAACACGAGGTCGTTCCGTACTTTCGGCGGCACGTTTTCGGTGTGTTCCTCACGTCGTCGCTGGTGCTGTTCGAATTCTATCGCCCTGCCGAACGGTGAGACAACAGTCACCACGTGGGTTATTGCTGAACACTGCTGAAATAGGAACGGTGTAGGATGGGGGATGGGCGGCACAGAGCCGACTCGAGACGACGACTCTCGTCACTCGTGGATGGTCAGGCTGTACAGAATGAACGCGAACCCGGAGGCGGTCAGCCCGTTGTTCACCAGCAGTAACGACCGAACGCTCTCGAAATCGGTGACAAAGGCGCTTATCGTGGTCGCGATCGCGGCGCCGACGACCAGCGTGAAGCCGATCGAGAGGTGGACCATCGACTGTCGGTGTGTCTCGGCGTACGCCCGAAGGGCGAGCCAGACCATGGCCAGACCCGCCGCGACGAGTGCCGCCGTGGTGGCCAGATACAGGCCTTCCACGAGTTGCATATCTACCCGTCCCGACAGCACCCCAATAAAGCTCAGGTTCTATCTATCACCTCCGATAACGAGCGAACGGTTCGATTTCGATCTGTAATGAGTCGTTAATCGTGCGTTTAATCAGCAATAAACCAGGGTATTTATGACGTGATTATACGCTTTTGGCTCTGCTTAAAAAGGCTAACGTTCGAATTTCGGGGCCTAGAACCGGACTTTCTCTCCTGAAAACAGTATTGTAGAGTCAACACACATTTAAGCACGGACAGCGAAACGGAGATACATGTCACTGCTGACCGACGAGAACAAGCGGCAGATCGGCGAACTCCTGGAACGGATGGACGAGCCGGTGACGATCCACACGTTCACCGACGACTGCGAAACCTGCGAGGAGTGTCTCGAGTTCAACCGAGAGATGGCCGAAACGTCCGAGCTGCTCTCGGTCGAGGAACACGAGTTCGACGGCGAGGCCGCCGAGGAGTACGGCGCCACCAAGTACGACCACGGTCCGGTGCAGGTGCTCGAGGGCGGCGACGTCTCCGGGGTGAACTACTTCGGGCTCCCGACGGGCCAGGAGATCAACTCTTACATCACTGACATCGTGGAGCTGTCCACCGGCGATCCCGATCTCTCTGTGGACCTGATCGAGGCGGTCCAGGAGATCGACGAGCCGGTCGAGATTACCGTCTTCGTCACGCCCACGTGCCCGCACTGCCCGGGCGCGGTCCAGACGGCCCACCGGTTTGCGATGGTCAACGAGCACGTCACCGGCGAGATGATCCAGTCCCAGGAGTTCATGGAGGTCGCTCAGGAGTACGGTGTCCGGGGCGTCCCCCAGATCAACGTCAACGGGTCCGACGGCGAGTTCACGGGGAACCTCCCGCCCCAGCAGTTCCTCTCGGAAGTCAAAAACGCGCTGTAGGTCCACACACGGGGCTTTCGGTCTTTTTCAGTGCTCTCGGCCCCTTCCCGCGCTGGAGTGCGAGGGTTTCGCCTTCCATCTCCGTAACTCTCTCCATCTTGTTTATAACGGTCGAGACGGGCTTTTGCCTCCTCGGTCACGCGGATCGAGGTGTCACCCATGCGTGAATACGCATACGCAGACAATAAGCCGGGTCACTGGGTCACCGCCCTTCGCGCAGCCGCGTTCCGATCCGCTTCGGGAGCCCCGCTTCCTCGACGGCGTCGACGACGGTCTCGACATCGTACTCGACGCGGTGCTCCGCCACGGTCGGCACCTCCCCCGGCGTCCCCGTGTCCGTCGGATCCTCGGGATCACCGAGTTCCAGCACGGCGTACGCCGCCCGGGGGTCGCCGTCGCGGGGCTGGCCGACGCTGCCGGGGTTCATCACCACACCCTCCTCGAAGACACGGTGGCCTTGCACGTGGGTGTGGCCGAGCACGAGCACGTCGGGATCACGTCCCGTCCCGTCTTCTGCGCCGTTCCCCTCGAGCATTTGCGCCGAGAACTCGTCTGGGTAGGTGTAGCGATCCGGATCGTCCGGGTGGCCGTGGACAATCTGCACCCGGCCGTCGAACTCGGTCCGGTGGGTCGGCAACGCCCCGAGCCACTCCCGGTCGTCGTCATCGAGCACCTCGCGGGCGTACTTTACGCCCGCCGTCGCCATCGAGTTGAAGCCGAATCCCCCGCCGCGGGCGACCTCGCGGTCGTGGTTGCCGAGCACCGTCGGCACCTCTAGTTCGCGGACCCGATTCAGGCACTCCGCAGGCCAGGGGTTGTAGCCAACGATGTCGCCCGCGCAGGCGACCGCGTGCACGTCGGGCATATCCGAGAGCACAGATTCGAGGGCCGGCAGGTTGCCGTGGATGTCGGAGAGCACGCCGAGTCGCATGTCCTAGGGTACGGGTGGCTGGCGGAAAAAACCGGACGGAGGTGCCCGTGTCTCACAGGACGACCGTTTCTATCTCGTCGAGGCCCTCGAAATCCGGATCGCCGGAATAGAGCACGCTGCAGTCGTCGTGAACGACCGCGGTTGCAAGATGTATCACGTCCGCGTACGACAACTCCCGTTCTCCCGGTTCATAGTATTTGAAGCGAAGTTCTGCTGCGTACGTTGCGATCTCGTCGATGAGCGGCATACTCTCGATATATTCGAAATCTCGAATCGCGTGGATCGCTTCTTCGGCAATCTCTGCGTCCTCGACGATGCGGACCCGGTACGAGACCTCCGTGAGAACAGTCGGTGCAATGAGTCCCCCCTCCGCTGGACTGTTTGCGCGTTCGATGACCCCCTCGGCTCTGTTTGCTCTGTCTCCACTGAAGATGTATTCGAGCCACACCCACGAATCGAGGAAGATCACGTGTCGTCGGCCTCGAGATGCGAACTCCACTCGTCTTTCGATTCCCGCCGCATTTTCTCGATATCGACTTCGTGGGCAGCCAGGCGCTCCTTGACGTCGCGAAGCCGCTGGAGTGGGGGTTCTTTCGGTCGAACCCGAATCGTCCCGTCCTCATCGAGAACGAATTCCACTTTCGTCCCGGCACTGAGTCCGAGCTCGTCGCGAATGCGTTTCGGGATCGTCACCTGCCCTTTGCTCGTCACCGTTCCTTCCGCTGAAAGAGACATTCCTTACTATAGATGTCTGCTCCTTACTATTAGTATTTCGTATTACGACGACTGCCGAACGCGATCGATCCGGCGACTGTTAGGTGCCGTTCTCGATTGCGGTTTTGATAGTCACGCCCCCAGGCGTCGCCCCCTCGCCGTCCCCATCTGTCGCATCGACCGTCACCCCGGCGGCACACACGGCGTGCTCGAAATCGGACTCGTACAGTTCGCGTGCGACGCCGTCGGCCGTCGTCGACGCCAGCTTCCACGGTTCGGGGTCGTCGCGCTCGTAGGTGGCCACAAGCGTCGGCTCGGCCACCTCGCGGACGACCAGCGCGTCGCGCCGCACGGTCCCGACATGGGCGGTCTCGGCGCCGACGACGCCGGCGATCCGAGGGGTATCGTAGTCGTCTTTCTCGAAGTCCAGCGCGAGCAATGAACTCGCGAGCGCGTCGCGGGCAGGGTACCCCAGCGAGAGCTTCTCGGTAATCGGGTCGACATGTGAGCCGTTGCCGACGACTGCCAGTTCGGTTCCAGCCGTTCGGTCGGTCGCATCACCCGGGGTCACCGACCGGACGCAGTTGTAGGCGATATAGGGGTTGTCCGTTTCGGGAGCGTCGGGGGTCGGCGAGATCGTAAGCGTGCCGTCGCGCTCAATGACCTGGCGGTTCGGGAACGACCGCGAGGATACCCGATACCCGCCGATTCCGGGGCCAACAACGAGGAACCGTCCGACATACATACCCGTGTCTGGCGGGGGTTTGGGGTTATAGCTACCGGTCGCTTCCCTGCAGTCTCTCGATAGTACCGGCTTGAGTGCGCCCATATTCTCGTGATTTCCTTCCTTCGGTGAGGTAAGCGCTTTTTGACTCATCTCTCGGTAGATCAAGGCCAGATACTCCTTCTTCTCTTACGTTTGTCATTTCCCGCATATTCCATTCCATACAGATCTAATAAAGGGAACTTTTGAAAGGGCACATTTAAAGAACACCATATTTCAGGAATACAAGTTCAAATGTGTAGTCTTCAAAAATGTATTGTATGGCAAACGACCCTGCGACAGATCCAGACGAAATCCTCGACGACTCAGATGCCGAGGAGATCGAACAGGAACTCGACGGAAAGCTCACGCTTCCGAACGAAGTATCCAAAACCCATCGACGCCGCGTCCTCGCGGCACTCGGCGGTGCGGCGATCGCCGGGTTTGCGGGCTGTGTAGGCGAAGAGGATCCGGAACCCGAAGAGACGCCGACGCCGGAGCCGACGCCGACGCCGGACGAGGAGACGCCGACACCGACTCCTGAAGAGGAACCCGTATTTGAGCGGCCGGACTACACCCAAATCGACCACATGGCGGTCGACTGGGCTCCGAAGGACTGGGTAAAGGACCTTGACGTACAGGTCGCGTACAACGACGACGAGATCCGGTTCCGCTTCGAGTGGGACTGGGACGTCAAGAACGGCTGGTTCCACGACGTGTTCGTCTATGAGGACGGCGAGTGGGTCCGCTACGGCGAACCCAATCCGGGCGCACCCGATCCCGACTACGGATTCGGTGACAACTTCTCGGGGTTCACCGAGGACCGACTCTCGTTCCTCGTCGACGACGGCAGCGTGAAAGGGTTCGAACAGTTCGGCGGCTGGCTCACGGTCCACGAGGGGACCCGAACGCTTCCCGGCGCCGTGGAGGGTGACGAAGTCGAAGACCATCCCCACCACGGCGACGTGCTGGGCAACGACGACGTCCGCAAGTACATCCCACAGTCCCGTGAGGGCGAGTGGTGGGAGAACGACTGGGACGCCGTCAAGGACCAGGAGGAACTCGACGAGATGCTGGAGAACGGAGAGTTCCTCGACATGCCGATGATGCGAGCCCACCGTGGTGCCCCCGGCGGATACGGAACGGTTCATTGCATCCTCGATCACCGTCACGGCGCAATGGACGAACCATCCACCCGGATACGGAACAGCCAGGGCATCACCGACGACGGTCATCCGGAGTACATGTTCGATCCAGACGTCGTGGAGGGTGGAACGCTCGACCTGCAGGAGATCTATGACGGCGAGGTGCTGCAGACCGACACTCACGCATTGATCCAGGGCGAGAACATGGTCGAGTTCGATCCGGACGAGGCGGACGTCTCCGAGGGTGCGGTCATTCCACGGCGGTACAACCGCCCTGACGAAGTCGAGGGTCCGGGCGCGCTGTGGCGCGTCGACGCGACCTGGGAGAACGACACCTGGACCGTCGAAATGTGGCGCCCGCTGGAATCCGGCTACGCAGGCGAGCAGGACTTCGAACCGGGTGAAGTGTACGACTGGTCGCCAGCCGTCCACGGTGGGGGCGCACAGCGCTGGCACTGGGTCGGCTACCCGTACAAGCTCGGGCTCGGCGTCGATCCCGACCACCCACACACGGAAGAAGCAGAAATCGTCGCCGAAGAATTCGACGGTGACGAACCCGACTGGGGTGCCGTCGACACGTACACCGTCCCCCTGATGTACCCCGGTCAGACCGACTGGACGTGGCTCACTAGCGGGGAGCACCCCCGCGTCGACGAGGTGCGCAACGCCGACATCGCCATCTGGGAGTACCACAGCTTTGCCGCTGAGGATCCCGAGGACTTTGCCGCACGGATGATCGAC
The Halalkaliarchaeum desulfuricum DNA segment above includes these coding regions:
- a CDS encoding ethylbenzene dehydrogenase-related protein, which codes for MANDPATDPDEILDDSDAEEIEQELDGKLTLPNEVSKTHRRRVLAALGGAAIAGFAGCVGEEDPEPEETPTPEPTPTPDEETPTPTPEEEPVFERPDYTQIDHMAVDWAPKDWVKDLDVQVAYNDDEIRFRFEWDWDVKNGWFHDVFVYEDGEWVRYGEPNPGAPDPDYGFGDNFSGFTEDRLSFLVDDGSVKGFEQFGGWLTVHEGTRTLPGAVEGDEVEDHPHHGDVLGNDDVRKYIPQSREGEWWENDWDAVKDQEELDEMLENGEFLDMPMMRAHRGAPGGYGTVHCILDHRHGAMDEPSTRIRNSQGITDDGHPEYMFDPDVVEGGTLDLQEIYDGEVLQTDTHALIQGENMVEFDPDEADVSEGAVIPRRYNRPDEVEGPGALWRVDATWENDTWTVEMWRPLESGYAGEQDFEPGEVYDWSPAVHGGGAQRWHWVGYPYKLGLGVDPDHPHTEEAEIVAEEFDGDEPDWGAVDTYTVPLMYPGQTDWTWLTSGEHPRVDEVRNADIAIWEYHSFAAEDPEDFAARMIDLEEAEAPRK